AGAGGTGTGACTGAGAGCTTTCTGGCCTGCCCCAGGGATTGGTTCCCAGGAAGACAGGCTCTCCCATGGGCAAGTGGTCCTCCGTGGTTCGTTGTCCTCATCCGTAACTGCCCTTTGCTGGAGCCCAGGGTCCAGTTTACACATGTTGACTGATGTGGTAGCAGGACCTGAGGCAGAGGGTGCACGGTGCCTCTGCCTCCCTGGCTGTTTCATGCCTGACACAGGCATGGAGCCTGGGTCCAGGGGAGAAAAGAGGGGCAATGGCGTGCAGACCAGCTGGACAGGGCTGTCCGACTTGGTGGCTAGGGAGCCACTGGGCCAGGGTACATGGACCTGTCTTGGAGACTTGAGCCTTCGCTGTACCCACAGCCCCCAGGTCAACCCTGCAGGTCCCCTGTTCTCCCAGACACCTGAATGGCCCCCACGTCCTGGTTGTGGTGGCAGCGGCCAATTCGAGGCCCTCTGCCTTGCTGCATGGGCTCCCTCGGACGTGTCTCCCCACCTCTCAAGTGCACAGACCCCCCCGAGCCTCCTTAGCCTCTGCTTGCCCACTTCTGCAGCCGCCACCCCTGTTCCACTTCCCGCTGTCCTCTGAGTGCCCCTGCTTTCAGCTCCCCGCCCTGGAGCCCTTCCCCCTGACCACTCACACCTGGGCCAGCAGGGTCCCCGTGCCCGGCGTTTGAGGCTCTGAGGCATGGCCCCAGGGTCCCTTTGGACCTGTTACTTGTCAGTCTTTTGTTTTTAGAAGCCAGGTATGGGTAGgatttggggttttcttttaaaattcatattatgGGGGGTAAGCATTCCCTGTTGTTACATAACAGATTGTCCCCATATTGAGCCACTTgaaacaataaacatttgttatccCACAGCTTCTGTGGGCCTGGAATTTGGGAGCAGCTGAGCTGGTGGTTCTGGCCCTGGGTCTCTTGTGAGGTTGTGGTCAGACAAAGGCCAGGGAGTTGGGGATTGGGTCACTAGGCCTCGGGGTCCCGCTCAGCAGATGGCCTCGCTGGTGCTTGGGTGTCCTCTAGCCATGGCTGCTGGCCTCCCTGAGGACCAGCAAttcaggagggaggggcagagagagagaagcagagacagatagagacacagagagagacagacagagagagaaatggagacagaaaatgagaaacggagagggagagagaatcagGGTGAGAGACAGAGGTGGGAAAGACAGGGAAATGAcaagagagacaaagacagacagggtgagagagagggacagagaaatgggagagacagacaggggaggagaaagagggaggggcagagccctCAGGGTGgaagccccagggcctcctcaGACTGCTCAGGCCACTTCTGTTTTAGTCTTTTCAGGAAAAGCAAGTCACTGAGTCCCAGCCTTAAGGGGAGGGCTCCCACTTTGGAAGTGAGAAGTGTTAAAGCACGTATGGGTGTATTTTAACACCAGCATCTGGGGCCAGCATGTGAGAGCACACCCGGCCCGGCCCTGCAGACGCCTCTGCTGACCGTGTGGGGTGGCctttcctgcctcttctctgGGCCCTAGGGGTCAGGGCTTTTTCACGTTCTCATGATGAAACCCTGTGTGGAATTTCCCCTACtcctttttttgagttttttcttaATATCAACTTTTTTTACACCATGACATAAGCATTTCATATGCTTGCAAAGTATTTCTGCTTCAccctttgactttttaaaattaaacgtTATTCTCAGGTAATCGTAGCCTCATGTGCAGTTGTGAGAAGTGACAGTGAGGGACCCTCTGGTCTTTATCCAGTTCCTCCAGTGGTAACATCTCACAAAACTGGAGTAAAACATCAAAGACGACCAGGATCTTGATATGCTTTCATTCCATAAGGATGGTCATGTTACTTTTACGGCCTCCCTaagccccttccctgccctgacTCCTGACAGCCGCGCATCTCTGCTTCTACAGTCTGGTCCTTTCAAAGGTGCACATAAATGGAATTATGGTGTGTGACTCTcgggattggcttttttcactcggCCTGGCTCCCTGGAGTTTCACCCAGGGTCTGTGTGTCAGTAGCTCCTTCCGGCCTTCCTTCCCCTGCACGCTGTTCAGGGAGTTTGTCGTTCGCCCCTTGAAGGACACCTGGGCCGGTTCCAGCTTTCAGCTGTTGTGGACACCCTGCTGGGACCCCTGGGGCAGGTCTCTGCAGTCTTCCTTTCTCTGGGATGTGAGTCCCAGGGTGCAGTTGCTGGGCCGGAGGGCAGTCACAGGTTTAGATGTGAAGTTCATTTGTAATAGCAGCTTAATTCTTTGTCAGGAAAGTAGACCATAATTTACTCTGTCATTGGATATATGTCATTTCTAATTGAGGCACAATTATAAACGATTCTGTACTCATCCTTAGattattttgcattcccagcTCTTTGCTCTGGGGGGCTCCTGGCGCGTGTTGCCAAACCGGACACTTCTTGGGCCACTGACCCAGGCTGTGCACGCAGTGCCTTAGGCTGCTGTGCTCGCAGGGGCCAGCAGTGAGGGGCTGGTGGGGCCTGTGCCCGCGGGGCGGGATCTGGGAGCTGCCGGGAGATGCAGGGACCGCAGGAGGGGGACCAGCGGAACCAGCACTTCCCTGATGGTCCTGTCCCTCCCCGCAGTGCTGGACGCCGCTGGCCTGGCACGGAGCCTCTTCACCTGGCTCTGGGAGGCATGCAGCCGGTGGCAGAAGCAGGTGCCCATGGCGGCCCGGGCTCCACAGCGGCAGTGGCTGGTCTCCGTCCACGCCATCCGCAATGCCCGCCGCAGGATGGAGGACCGGCATGTGTGCCTGCCCGCCTTCAACCTGCTCTTCGGCCTGTCTGTGAGTGCCCACCACCCGGCCCAGGGTGGGGCCTTACACCCCAGTCGGGACAGCCTGGAGGCTTGCTCGGGGTGGGGATCCTGGTGCCCAGTGGGGTTGTTGGCCAGAGCCCAGGCGGGAGGGGTGTGCACAGCTGCTGTGGTGCTATTGGCTCTGGAACAGCCTCCCGGAGGTCTTGGAGGCCCAGTTCATCCTCCCAGCGCTTCTGGGCCTGGGCAGCCACCGGCCACCCAGCTCTCCCAGCTGAGGGGCTGAGGAACGTCTGTTGGGGGGACTCAGGCACCATGTTCACCCTGACTCTTGCTTCTGAGCCTGCTCTTCCCCGGCAATGGTGGCCACCTGGTCCCTCACCTCATCCCACACTCCCAGCAATGGGCCCATCGGAAATGGAGGCTCCCAAGGGGTGTTCCCCACTGAGCCTCCAGGGCGGCCTGTCTGAGGGTGGAGGCTGTGCTGTTAGGCCAGATCCTGCCCCAGTCAGCGCCTGGCTCCACCCCAGACAAGATCCTCTGGCCAGGTCACTGCCTCAGTCAGTCTTGAGGCTGGCAGGGCCATGACCCCCACCATGCTCCCCACAAGGACCCCGTGGACCGCGCCTACTTCGCCGTGTTTGACGGTCACGGAGGGGTGGACGCCGCAAGGTACGCATCTGTGCACGTGCAGGCCAACGCCGCCCGCCACCCGGAGCTGCCCAGCAACCCCGCAGGGGCCCTGCGGGCAGCCTTCGGTCGCACCGACGAGATGTTCCTCCGGAAAGCCAAGCGAGAGGTGAGACCAGCCGACGGGCCTCCCGCAGTTGGGGGGCCAGGGGGCCAGGCCGGGCAGAGGGAGAGAACCTGTAGTGGCCGGTGGTGGCGGAAGGCCTGCGCTAAACCCTGAGGGCGGGCACCTCCCTTCACTCCTGTTGTGCAGGGTGCTTGTTCTTTTTTTGAATAGAAGCAGCGCGAGGCTGCCCCTGCTCCAGCAGAAGGTGTGTGGGCCTCATGGGAAAGGGCTGCCTGTTTAAAATTGTCCTGATCAGCCACGATGAGATGACAGATGCAGAGACATCTCCTTTGAAAGGTGTCATTATTTGTGGTTTCCAGTGGGAGACTCAGGACCACACAGGAAGCACTAGGGTcggcaggaggcagagaggagagcgTGGCCCAAGCCTTCATTGTGGCCTCCGCGAGgaggcctgggcagggcaggcGGGCTCCTCACAGCAAGCTTAGGGTCTGGTCGTGTGACTAGGCCTGGTGGGCTCTGGGCTACAGGGATGGTCCCCAGCCATCCAGGCCAGGGGAGATGCTGCCCAGGGGAGAGGAAGTGGCTGAGGACATGGGCTTTGACTGGCTGGCTCTTGCAAGAAAGGCACACCCCTCAGGGAGACACTTGCTGTCTAGGAATTGGCCGTGGGTGGGAAACTCTCTTCAGTATTCAAAAGGCCCCCAGCTTGTCTCAGCATCATAAAATACAGCAAACCCATCACAGGACCAGTGCAGGCAGACCTTGGCGATCTTGCGGGCTTGCTTGCAGACCACTGCAAGAAAGTGAATAGCGCCATAAAGCAACTCACATGAGTTTTTTCGTTTCCCGGTGCGTGTAAAAGCTGTTTAGTGTACGGTCATGCATTAAACATGCAACAGTGTTACATCTAAAACGACACAcgtacatttaaaaataccttattgctaaaaaatgctagtGTCAGCCAAGCCTTCAGCGAATTGTGATTTTTTGCAGTGGTCACATCAAAGATCCCTGACCCCAGGTCACCATGACAGATAATGAGGAAGGGCAGGGCATACTGTCATCAGACGCCCTGAGCACAGACTCAGCAGAATCAACAAGGCTGAgctttgcatctgaacagaaaacCTTCCAGCATCTAGGACCGTGAGGCGGGAGCCCAGTCCTCCTGGCCACTGTCACCCAGAAGCCCAGGGCTGCCTCTCAGAGTCGAGAAAGGACTCTCTAAAGCAGATGTTTGGAGCAGGTTACGATTACTTAAAGACACCTtttctgaggtataattgacacgtAACAAACAGACTGCGAATCTACAATGTACGGTCTAGGTGTTGGACAGGTTGTTACAGTGTACCCCTTAGTACAGTAACAGATGTATTCATCACCCCGGAGCTTCCTTCTGTCCTCTGtcatcctcctcccacccccccaccccccagacacCCACTTGTCTGCTTTCTGACACCGCGGACGGCAGGGTCTGCGTTTGCTGATTTGATGTAAAAGCCCTGCCTGGTCCCGGTGAGCATTGCTGAGGCCCTGCATGCATCAGTCCCTTCCTGTGCCCCGTGGATTGTCATCTGGCCAGCATGGGGCCTGGGCCTTTGGTGGGTACTGCCATCCTCACCTGTTTGCACCCTCTGCCTGCAGCAGCTGCAGAGCGGCACCACGGGAGTGTGCGCACTGATCACCGGGAAGACCCTGCATGTGGCCTGGCTTGGGGACTCCCAGGTGGTCCTGGTGCAGCAGGGGCAGGTGGTGAAACTGATGGAGCCGCACAGGCCAGAGCGGCAGGTAaggccccccaccctgcccctcgaCCCCATTGTGCTGGCAGAGAGCAGGCAGGTGCTCAGGGCTCAGGTGGACTAGGATACAGTGGATCCCTGGACCATCTTCCCAGGGAACTCCTGGCGCTCCTCCAGAGGGAGGGCTCCCCGCCTGATTCTAATGGCCAGGGTCCCCTAAAGGTGGGGGCACTAACAGCCAGGAGCCCCAAGTGAGCCCAGAGCTGTAtgcaggggagagcagggccCTCTGCCTGGCAGGGGGCCCAGTAAGTGGGGTTAACGTGCAAGGTCCTGTCCTGAGAGCTGCAGGACAGGGGCAGGGTGCGGGAGATGCAGCGACGGAAATGCATGGGAGGAGCCAGATCCCCGGGCAGATGTAAGCCCAGTGGGCAGGGCTAGagtccaggagagggcaggctAAGCCAGGACCGCCACCCAGAGACTCCTGTCCGCTGCTCTGCTGCTCTCGTGGCAGGAGGCACTTTGTCAGGAAGCCTGGGAGCTCCTGGAATGATCAGACCACCAGAGGGCGATCTGAGGCCTGGTTCACAAGAGACCTGGCCCTGGATTGCCGGCCAGCTGTGGGGAGGACCTGCCCAGCTAGGCAGGAGGGATAGAAAGAGTCCAGGCTTTGGGGCCAGGGAGTCTGAGAGGCCTTGGACAACTAAGAGGCAGGCGATGCCTTTAATCTGGGGGCCAGGGAGCTTGAGGTGGGATGTTCCCGGTGAGTGCGAGGCCTGGAGGGGCTGGTGGGTCATGGGCCTTGGGGCCACTGCTCCCGAAGCTGCCGGGTGTGCAAGGGGAGGGTGTGGCAGGAGAGTGGGCGAGTCCCCTCGGAAGTGACGGGAAGCAGTGGAGCACAGCATGGCCAGGAGCCCTGGATGAACGGCCACCTGCCTGGGCAGTGCACAGGTGAGCGAGGCCGCTCGGGCCCAGGCGGgcgggagggaggctgggggcagcGAGAGGAGACAGCCAGGCAGGGGCCTTGCTGCACAGAGCTGCACTCCAGGTCTGCCTGCTGCTGGGAACCCACCAGCCGCCAGCTCTGGGCTTGGCCTTGGAGAAACTGGTTCAGGCAGGTAGGAAGGATAAGGTGGGAGGGTAGCTGCGTGAATGGGTGTCCAAGGAGACAGGAGGCAAAGGTGGGGGTGCCCTGAGCCCCAGGATGCCCCAGTCCCGGACCAGGCAGGTGCCAGGTGGGAGCCACAGCAGAGATGCTGTGTTATGACCCTTCAGACAAACTTCTCCAGGGGAATTTATAGGACCAAAGAGATCTTTAGGACTTGGGGCTGGGTGGGCCTCTGCCTTGTCCTCTTAGACCTGGCACCGTAGCCCTTTGTGGAGCCAGACAGCGCCCAGGTGGGGTTGAGGCGGACAAGGACccaggggcaggggttggggacaGGTTCCACCCAGCCAGCCCAGTGGCCGCACGCTTGGTGCCGTAATGGAGGGGCAGCATCCCCGCGTGAACAGTGAGGCAGCCAGGGACCCACGTCTGACCCCAAGGCTCTCTCTCCTGCTGCTGTGAgcatctcccctccccacaaatACCGCTTAGGAAAGCCGTCCGTCTACGCTGGTACCACCACCTATTCCTGCATCATGGGCTGTTGAGGTTATTCACAATTCCTCACTGTCTCACTAATGCCTCCCCTGAGCGTTGCCCAAAGCCGCACTGCCTCGGACACCAGCCAGTCTCCCCTCAGGCGGCAGCGCACTCCCGGCCCACCCAGCCCGCCCTGGCTGTCTCTGCAGGACGAGAAGGACCGCATCGAGGCGCTGGGTGGCTTCGTGTCCCACATGGACTGCTGGAGGGTCAACGGGACCCTGGCCGTCTCCAGAGCCATCGGTGAGTCTGGAGAGTGCAGGTGCAGACACCGTGGGAGCTTTCATCCCGCAGGACACCTGGGGGATGAGGTGTACTCGTGGGAAGGGGTCCTCAGAAAGACCTAGTAGGGGACCCTTGGCTGGCTACTTTATGTGCTAAAGGTGATTTTTTTATAGCCCACAAATCAGGCTTATCCTCCCCTGCTTCTCTTTCATGctgatgattctttttttttttttttctatcttaatAAAAAAGGTAAGGAAAGCAGTGCCTGCtcccccatcctgtcttctcagCATCATGTCTGGACACCCGGCCGCAGCCGGGGACTCAGACCTCCTTCTAGGTGCTGAGAAATCATTCCCTTCCTGCCGCCCCTGCGGtgtggccccagcccctcccagcctcctgaAAAAGCAGTTTGCTGCTTCTTGATAAATGTGGTGCCTTCCTTAGAGATGGACAccagggtgggggaggcagagaggggccaGGCTCCTTCCCAGGAGAGGGGACCAGCAGGAAACTCTCAGGTGAGATGTGAagaggaggcagcagagggccAGGTGGGGCATGAGCCTCTGAGGAGGCTGTGCCGTGTTCTTTTCTGCGAGGGGGAGATAAGGAGCCAGCATCCACACCCTCTCAGGAGGGGAGCTGCAGGGGCTGGAGAGGGCCAGGGCCACAGCCGGGACAGTGTCCTGGGCCTGTCACCCCCTTTGAAGTGAGACAGCTGTCATGGGAAGCTGACCCCTCACCTTGCTGGGTTCTAACTCTGCCCTTGGGGACACAAGAGGCCACGTTACCCTGCTTTGTTCCTTTGTAGTCCCCGGCACCCTACAAGACAGCGTTTTCGCCCTGTGTCCTTGCCCCATGGGCCAGGCGTTGGAGGCTGGGTGGTGGCAAGGAGGCCCAGACCTGGGGACAGGGGTCAGGGGAGCAACAGGGGTGCAGCCTCACGACCCTCTCCCACGCCCAGGGGACATCTTCCAGAAGCCCTACGTGTCTGGGGAGGCGGATGTGGCCTCACGAGAGCTGGTGGGCACAGAGGACTACTTGCTGCTGGCCTGCGACGGCTTCTTCGACGTGGTCCCCCACCAGGATGTGGCTGGCCTTGTGCAGGGCCACCTGCTCAGGCAGCAGGGCAGCGCGGAGCACGTGGCCGAGGAGCTGGTGGCTGAGGCCCGGGAGCGGGGCTCCCATGACAACATCACAGTCATGGTGGTCTTCCTCCGGGACCCGCAAGTCCTGCTTGAGGGCGGGGCCCAGGGAGTGGGCCTCTCAGAGCCAGAGACCAGCTCTCCACCAAGAAGCTAGGAGGTCCAGGCCCCCCGCCCCCTGTTGCCCTCCCCCTCAGATGCCTTAGGACCCGACAGAATTTGGGCAGCGGATGCCACCCACACAGCGCTTGCCCCACTCACCTCCCTCCATGCTTGCATCTGCCCATCCTGGTGGCGTCCCAGGGGATGGTGGGATCTCCAGAGGAAGCCCAAGGAGGAGACCTCACCGAGGGGAAGGGCCGGGAAGCGGACAGGTTCTGTGCCCCATTGGGCCAGGGTGGAACCATGGGCTGCGGGGGGCGGCCGCAGCCAGACCAGAGACAGCGGGCATGCACGTGGGATAGCAGAACGCTGTGTGGGGGACTCTCGGGCAGAACTGGGAGCCACAGACATTTTCAAGTGCCCTGGGCACCAGCAAAGATTTCCCATCCGCCCCTCACTGCCCGTGCCTGAGAGGGCTTGTGGGGACAGATGTGCCTGGCAGGTCCCGGTGCTTGGTGGGTCCTGGCCGAGCTGAATGGTTTCCCAAAGTGGGGAGGGTAGCCTCGTGGGGAACAGGGGGGTGCCGGGGTCCGATGTGCGGTGCCCACCTGACAGTGACCTCCCCGGTTCCCTCTTAACCCCTCATGGGAGGGGATGCTTGACAAAGACACGTGGGTCTTGTTTGCCGTCTTTTTCTCCAGGGAAAAGGACGTCAGAAGCAGTATTTCAGGTTCTGTCCTTGTTTATTGGTGCCAAGAGGACCCACCGTGTCACATAACTTAAACAGAGCTCAGCATTTATCTTATTCTTTAGAAAAGCTaagtattattttttgtttttttgagaaacttctttTGCAgtattactgaatttttttcctaaatcaggATTGAAAAAACACTTTTCCAGGTGGTATTAATAAGCCATTCAAGTGCCTTAAACAGCTTTTGGTGAGGCTGTAACTGCCGGACCCATGACGGAGTCCCATAGCATGTTTCACTTTTTACAAAAGCTGGATTTATTTTGTCATAGTGGCATGATTTTGGCCAGAGTTCTGCCCAGAAGAGTTCTTTCTACCTTTGTGCTGTGCCAGTGAGAGCGAGGGCTAAGCTGAGTGGCTAGGGAGTCAGGGACTGTGGCCCTGCTGCTCACATCTGTGATTGGACCCCAGGCGGAGGGACTGAGCTCTGTTGAGTGGGCGAGTCCTTACTGCTATTTGGAATGTTCCAGAAGGTCTTGTGTGTTGGTAGCTAAATTGGTTTCCTCCAGAAACATGCTTAAGGGGCCACGCGAGGCTGAGGCAGCCTGTGGGGCTCGGGCAGTATTTCCAGGCAGTGGGGATGACGCTGGGAGTCTGTCCCACCcaggctgcagcccctcctgggtTCCTGTGGCCAGTGGCCTCCTCTGCCCGCAGCCCACCTGCATGCGACAACCTCACGGCCCGGTGGaccttgggaaggtggagctcaGTGGCCAGGTGATCGGGTGTTTCTCCGTTTAACCTGAAGGCCCGGCTCTCTGGGGCCCAGAGGTCCCCTTGTCGGCCCCTCCCAGCACAGGGACCCAGGGAGCCCAGTTCACCCGCCGCGAGGGGCTGGCCTCAAGCGTGCACCTAGGCCCAGAGCCAGTCTTCCCTCTGGACTGGGCATGCTCAGCCTCCACCAGTCCTGGCCCTGGTCTGGAAACCTCGGTCCCCTTCTCAAGTCCCAGCTGCATCACTAGGTCATGTCTTtgcacctccctgagcctcagggtCCCCTCTGTAGGGCGCAGGGCTGCACAGAGTCTGTGCAGCAACGGCTGGCATTCTGGAGGAGCAGGGCCACTGGATGAGCCGGGCGACCTGGGGTGATGTTGCCAGTGCTGAGGGCACCCTCGCCAGCGGGGAGGGGTGATTAAGTATTATTAGTGTCTATTAACATTAAGTGAGCTGGAAAAGAATCACTGGTGCCAACGCCTGCCCCGTACGGAATATGAGAGCCCAAGCAAGCTTCACAGGTGGGGCTGATCCCAGCCagcagggcaggggaggctgggagagggcagggcgcCCACCTTCAGGGTCAGGCTCCCAACCCACTGAAATCCCAGGGGCAGTCACAGCCTCCCTGGCTTGGCCCAGCCCATCCTCAGCATCCAGGACTAGGAGCTGGGCATTTAGTGGGGAGAGTGACGGGGGGCAGGCCCCATGGGAGAAGCACAGACTGTCTGGGGTCCTGAGTCAGCTTTGAgccacccctgccctccctggggcCAGCACATGGCCCGTCCTCGCCCTTTCCCCTGCGACTGGAGCTCCAGTGTGGACGTGGGTGTCCTGGCCACCTCAGCAGTATTCCCGGGGTGGTGGGGACAGCTCCACTGCTCCcgggcccagcccccacccaaaCCACAGGGAAACCAGGGCCCTGTGCCAAGGGAGCTGTCAGGTTTGATCCTGGCTACAGCCCAGAGCAGGGCAGCCATGGGGGCCTGCACTCTGCCAAGGCTCCAAGGCTTTGCCAGATGCGGCTGTGGCCCTGCCAAGAGTTCTGTGCAGTCTCAGTGGGCTTCCTGAAAGTGGTGTTCTGTGCGGGGTCGGGGGGTTCTTGTTCCTAGATGGGGTGGCTGTTTCCCCACTCGACAAGTCCCAGGGGTTGCTGTGCTCAAGTGTCAATAAACCACGAGCTCTGAACCCTGTCACCTGGGTCTGAGTACGCCTTCTTCTCCCGCCTCCAAGTGCCTGGTCCCCTGTTGGGGGACCATCTACCGATCTCGCAAATCGAGCAGACGGATTTGGGACAGACCTGCCCCTCTGGTCCACCAGTCAGCCCGGTTCCCGTCCTGGGCTTTGGCCCCACCTGCACCAGCAGCAGGAGGGCATGTTCACTGGGAGCCTCTTCAGGGAGTCACAGGAGTAGGATCAGTGCCCTGGGGAGCCCGCAGGAGAGTCCTCAGAGGCCCAGGGAGTTCCAGGATGGCGACCCTATCCCCAGAACAGTCAGCAGCTGCCCAGGAAGCCTCCTGTGCTCCGGCTGAGCTCAGACCTCAAGGGAAGTGGGAGACATGAAAAAGACCTTGACACAGGCTGCACCACGGCCCCACATGCTGCTTGAACTCCCCACAACGGGGAGTTGTGCTTTTGGGACAGTTGGGCCAGATAGCTGGGCAGGGACTGCTGCGTCCCTGCCTCTCCTACTCCTGCCCGGGTGCTGAGCCTTTGCCCCCCTCCTTGCCTGTGGGGCCTTTCTGCTGAGGACCATGGGCCTTGCCCATCCTGCCCAATCACTCCCCCAACCCAGAGCTCTCACCGCCCAGGCGGCCCAGGGCAGTGGTCTCCCACTCAGACTGCAGCAAGGGAGGCAGCTTTATCTGTCTCCATGGTGTCACAATGGGGATGCTGGGGCTCCCAACCAGGCCTTGggcccccccagccccacctacGCACCCATCTGGCccccctgcccgccccctccGCCTCCACTAAGCTCCTAGCAGAATCTGCCCAGCAGAACCTCGTTCTTAAGTATATGCTGTCTTGTTCAGTCCCTGATGAGTTTCCTCACGTGTCTGAACTACACTGCAGCCAGCTAGCTGGTGGCACCCCCCTCCCGCCCCCGTCCTCAACTCCAATGGCAGAGCTTGAAGGCTGAGAGCACGCTGCCTGGGGGACCCAGCTGAGCTGCCCTGGGGCAGCTGGGCCTAGTTCCCCTCCTGGAGCAGGACCAGGCCTGTGTCAGGGCATGGGGGGTTGCAGCAGGGGGCAGACCTGCACCCAGGGCCCAGTCCGGCACAGGCAGCTGAGGCATGCAGGCCTGCTTGGGGGAGGGTGGGATCCGGGTGATGGAGACCAGGTCTCGGGCCCAACAGCTGGGAGCTCTAGCctggggaaccaggctggacagCCAACAGAGCCGGAGAGACAGGCAGGAAGCCAGCAGGGAGGGCTGGTGACTAGCTCCCCCAACCCTGGTTCTCTTTGGAGGGTCCCAGGGCCCCTAGCTGCCCCctctggttgtcaccaggctgGTCTGGGTGGAGGGGATCCTGAACTAGTCAAGGCCAGGCCCCCAGCCAGCCCCAGGCGGGAAGCTGCGAATCATCttgggtctgcttctggggacTTGGGCCTGGACGTCGGGGCACCCAAGGCCGAGGAGTGTGTGCTCCTCAGAGCAGCCTGGGGACTAGGCAGGCCCCTCCTCAGGCCACTGTCTCCGccagtggctgtggctgtggaggGGAGACCACGTCctactcctctcccctctccctcctttctaaaattataaaagtaagacGACAACAtgacaaaactttgaaaagag
The genomic region above belongs to Camelus bactrianus isolate YW-2024 breed Bactrian camel chromosome 32, ASM4877302v1, whole genome shotgun sequence and contains:
- the PPM1F gene encoding protein phosphatase 1F isoform X1 — its product is MASAALQPSSQTAEETPGFVDAFLHEFPAPLSPESPLPWRVPGTVFSQEEVEGELADLVMGFLGSRSAPPPLAACLAHEAVSQLLQTDLSELRKLPEQEDEDEEEEKAPVTLLDAAGLARSLFTWLWEACSRWQKQVPMAARAPQRQWLVSVHAIRNARRRMEDRHVCLPAFNLLFGLSANAARHPELPSNPAGALRAAFGRTDEMFLRKAKREQLQSGTTGVCALITGKTLHVAWLGDSQVVLVQQGQVVKLMEPHRPERQDEKDRIEALGGFVSHMDCWRVNGTLAVSRAIGDIFQKPYVSGEADVASRELVGTEDYLLLACDGFFDVVPHQDVAGLVQGHLLRQQGSAEHVAEELVAEARERGSHDNITVMVVFLRDPQVLLEGGAQGVGLSEPETSSPPRS
- the PPM1F gene encoding protein phosphatase 1F isoform X2; this translates as MASAALQPSSQTAEETPGFVDAFLHEFPAPLSPESPLPWRVPGTVFSQEEVEGELADLVMGFLGSRSAPPPLAACLAHEAVSQLLQTDLSELRKLPEQEDEDEEEEKAPVTLLDAAGLARSLFTWLWEACSRWQKQVPMAARAPQRQWLVSVHAIRNARRRMEDRHVCLPAFNLLFGLSDPVDRAYFAVFDGHGGVDAARYASVHVQANAARHPELPSNPAGALRAAFGRTDEMFLRKAKREQLQSGTTGVCALITGKTLHVAWLGDSQVVLVQQGQVVKLMEPHRPERQDEKDRIEALGGFVSHMDCWRVNGTLAVSRAIGDIFQKPYVSGEADVASRELVGTEDYLLLACDGFFDVVPHQDVAGLVQGHLLRQQGSAEHVAEELVAEARERGSHDNITVMVVFLRDPQVLLEGGAQGVGLSEPETSSPPRS